The DNA window CATCAGTGAGGGTGAGGATGTAGGAGATGGTGGCCGTCTCATAGTCCAAGCAAAGGCGGGAGAGCAGCAGGAGCAGGGCCGGTGGCGTGGCACCCCCCTTCTCCCCGGGGCTGTCACAGAAGCTCTGGGCCGTCTGGCACATGGAGCGGATGAAGCCCACGATGAGGCCCTCACGTACACCCTGGCTGCAGAACTCGCCCTGCAAGGAGGAGGGCCACAGATACACAGCGGGTCCCCTCTTCCAGGCAGGTGCTGCCACGGACCCTCTACTGGGACCCTAAATGCCCTAGCCCCTCTCCAAGGGACAGCTGCATCCTGCATTCCGATCCCCAAGAGTAGCTCCCCCGCCTGGAGAGGGAGTGCAGAGCGGACAAAGCCAGTGCTGGGGACCCTGCTTTCAGATGCCCTCggagccttcccctccccccaggtagTGCCAGCCTTCCTCAGGGCTGCCTGAAGGCacatccagggtgcctggggcaAGGACTGTGTGCCCTGGAGGCTGCCAATCTTCAGGATGAATGAAACAATGcccagaatgggggtggggggggctggggagACGCAAGCCCAGAGGCTGGCCATACCCGGAAGTAGGGCTTGTTGGAGAAGGACACCTCCTTGGCGGTGAAGAGGTGAACGGCTGCCAACGAGGCCTTGATGTGGCTCAGGATGGAGCTGGCCACATTGGCCAGCAACTCGGCCAGGCCCGGGCCTTCCTTTCCAGCCAGGCGAGGCGCAGCCAAAGCCTGCCGCACGTCGGTCAGGCAACCCAGGAAGGCCGACCGCAGGCCCTGCAGGTGGTGGCCCAGGCGCTCGCGGGCCACTCGCTCCACGATCTCCGTGGCCGCCTCGGCCAGCCCAGCAGCGGCCAGCAGGGCCCCGGGTGCCCGCAGGCGCCGATGGAAGCGGTCGAGCGCCCGCACCAGCAGCGAGTTGTCCCCGCCTCCCTGCTCCTGCGCCAGCCGCTGCTCCACCAGCGCAAAGTAGCGGCCCCCCAGCTCCCGGGCGAAGGCTGCCAGCTTCTCGGCACCCGCCGCGCCCTGGGCCTCGAACAGCTCCTGGTAGGCCGAGGCCACCTGGCAGAGGCCACCCACGAAGCCGCTTCCTCCGTGATCAGTGAACTCTAAGACGTCGGGGGCTGGCGGGGaaggccccagctctgcctccaggCTCCGCAGCTCGGCCTCCAGCCGCCCGCGGGCGTGAGCCAGGAACTCCTCGCACAGCTCCTCGGCCGGCTCGCCTAGGGCCAGCAGCAGCTCCACGCACTCCGCCTGCTCGGGGGCGCCGGAGCCGCCCTCCCTGCAAAGTGGGAGGTGGCGGTGAAGGGCAGGCTGATGGAATTCGGGGGCGTGGGGGGCCAGGGGAGAGGTGGACAGCAGGCCcagggccggggggcggggggggggggggaNNNNNNNNNNNNNNNNNNNNNNNNNNNNNNNNNNNNNNNNNNNNNNNNNNNNNNNNNNNNNNNNNNNNNNNNNNNNNNNNNNNNNNNNNNNNNNNNNNNNgggggggggggggggggggggggggggggaaggcccGGGGCCACACCTGAATTGCTGCCGCAGCTGCTGAGCCAGACGAGCCGTGATGACCTGGCAGTCATCCTGGATGGCGCGGAAGGAGGGCAGGTGCTGGTACTGCTGCAGCACGGCCCGCGCGCGGCCCTGGTAGCGCACCGCCTGCCCGTAGGCGCCCAGCTCCACGCACTTGGTGAGGCGCGAGGGCAGCTCGAAGAGGAACTGCAGCTTCCGCAGCAGCGCGTGGACCCCTGAAGCACGGGGACAGGTGGTGTCAGCCCCGGGGCCTCAGGTGGGCCGCTCTGGCACCCGCTCGGGGGGCAGGGCCCACCTGCTAGCTTGGTGATGCGCTCGTGGCGGTCCTGCAGGGTGGCGCTGATGCGCGCGCTGAAGTCTGTGATGACCGCCATATTGGTGGCCAGCCGGTCCATCTCGTCCTCCATCTTCCGGAAGTCATTCTTCATCTTCCGGATGGTGTCTGGCGGGGCGAGGGCGCGAGAGAGGGGTGAGGAGACCACTCATCAGCTTGTGACAGAGTCCAActgctccccccaccacacacagcacaaatgcacacatgcacacacatgcatgcatgtgcctgCACCACCCTCCTTCCCAAATGCTCCTGAGCCACCTCCTCAAGGGTCACAGTGATGAGTCAGTGCAAAAACGGCTGCCATGGTGCTTAGTCACAATAAAAGGGAGGGAAGGCCACATTTTCTGAGCACCCCTTGTATCCCCTGGTGCAGAGACAACCCAAGGAGCCACAGTCCCCGTGCTGAGAAGATGCCAAAAGAGGGCACAGAGCGCATGGCAGGAACCTGTCTGCTTCTTCTGAGGGGCACCCTCCGTGCCCAGTGCACTGCCTGCCACAGAGGAGACCGGAAATATTTGTTCACCCATATCTCCTTTGCAGATTTCCCTAGCTGTTTCACTCTACCTTATGGAACATGTCCTGTCTTCTCTGAAGggtcctttcccttttctcttaagGGACACCTGCCTAAGAGTTTTTCTTTACACAACAAGTGCCTCAAGGCCTGGCCCCTTGCTAGTTAGTTTCAATTCCTCCCTTATTAAGACCTCAGCTTCTTTGAAGATCAAGCCATCACACTGCGTCCTCTTGCTGCCGTCTTTCCTGTCCTCTTTGCCACGCCTCTCAGTTCCTGATCACTGTCACCTCCTGGTGGACATGACCAACCGTGTGGATGAAGCTTCAGACATTCCTGCCTCTCCGTTCACAACCTCCTCAGTCCCACCTGCCCTCTCCTGCCACCCTCTCCTGGTCCTCAGCAAGCCCTGCCTCCCTCAGTCTCAGCCTCAAGCCTCGCCACCTTCTGTAATTCGGATCATTCGCCCTGTCTACCACTCTAACAATCCTCTGGCTCTTCAGGAACTCCGGACCCATGCCCCTAGCACAGGGTCACTACTCATCACACCTCTCACGGTGGCAATTCCCTACTCCTCCCCCAGGATCTCTGACCCACCACCAGTGTCATCGCATGTTTGCAAGCCCCCCTGCCTCTCTTGTCCACTCCTTCCATTACTTGCTAGTGAAACCCTACTGCACATTGAGCCCAAATAGTCACCTGTCCCATGTGCCTGAACAGCTAAAACTGGGCCAGCCACAAAATCATGCCAGCTGgcctccctttatttttaaaaatgtttttagtatttatttttgagagagaaagagagagtgtggggggggaggggcagagagagagggagacacagaatccaaaggagggtcaaggctctgagccatctgcacggagcccaatgtagggctcgaactcacgaaccgtgagatcatgacctgagcctaagtcggatacttaaccgactgagacacccaggtgcccctccctttattttctttaatatctacgtattttttatgtttattatttatttttgagagagagagagagagagagagacagcatgagcaggggagggtcagagagagagggagacacagaatccaaagacaggctccaggttctgagctgtcagcacaaagcccgatgcagggcttgaacccatgaaccgtgagatcatgacctgagccgaagccagccgctcaacccactgagccactcagggagagagcatgaatgtgagtaggggaggggcagagagagagagagagagagagagagagagagagagagagagagagggagggagggagggagagagagagagggagagaatgaatcccaagcaggctctgcagagtcagtgcagagcacaaagCAAGGCTTGGGGCTCTTgtgaatggtgagatcgtgacctgagccaaaattgaatcagacccttaaccgacagagccactcaggtgccctgaactgGCCTCCCTTTAAATTTAAGTTCCAAAGTGGGACTCTTTACTCAGCCCTCCACCCTTCCGAACCCTTTACTTTCCTGTTTTCTAAGGTAACACATTCTCCTGAGTCCTTAAAACTCCAATAAGTGCCTACACTCTCAACTGGCGACTCTGCTTCAGTTCACAAACAAAATACAATCAAACACCAGCTCCCTCCGAATCTGCAGAGTCCATGCCTCTGATCTCCTCTCCCTGCGAGGTCTCATCTAGTCCCATAGCTGTGGCGACTTGGACATGACTGTCTCCGGTCCTAACCAGAGTCCTGCCTAACAACCCACTTGACACCATGATGTGGATGGCAAACAGGTTGCGCAAGGATGACATGTCCAGAACAGGACTCTTCCACTGAGTGTTTCCAGCGTGGCTCCTGGCTATTTTCAGAGTcattttttggggcgcctgggtggctcagtcgggtaagtgctggctgcggctcaggtcatgatctcgcatttcgtgggttcgagccccgcatcaggctctgtgctgacagctagctcagagcctggagcctgcctcagattctgtgtctccctctctctttgatcctcccctgctcatgctgtctctctctgtctctcaaaaaaaaaaaaaaaaaaaaaagtcattttttatccttttctttacCCCACATTCAGTCCACAGTGAGTCCTGTCAGTTCCACCTCCAATAGTTTGTCCCCAGGCCACCATCGTCTCTTGTCTGGCTACAGCCAACATTTCCCAAATAATTTCCCTAACTCTATCTACTCTTGAACTTATCATCAATATTCATAAAGGAGTGGTGCCTGGCTCAGATGGTACaacatgaaattctttttttttttaatgtttatttattttgagagagagagagacagagcacaggtcagggaggggcagagagagagagggacacacagaatccgaagcaggctccaggctctgagctgtcagcacagagcccgacgtggaactcaaacccatgaaccacgagatcatgacctgagctgaaatcaaacgcttaaccaactgagccacccaggcgccccaacatgcaattcttgatctcagggtcgtgagtttgagtcccatggagggtgcagagattactttaaaaatatattcgtAAAGAAAATCAAGGAGGATGAAGCAGAACTGGATCTGTCAAAGGGGTCTTCACCTCTGTTGATCTGTGACAGATCAAGCGGACAAAAGCCAAGGGAAGCTACAGAAGATCTAAAGAACTACTTATTCATATTGAATTATTTTCAGGTTCTACCGAATACACCAAAACTTTACGACATATTaggtcctaaaaaaaaaaagtctaaacaacctcaggggctcctggctcagtcagttaagcatccaactcttggtttcagctcaggtattgatctcatggtttgtgagatcaagcctcacgttggggtcctcactgacagtgtggagcctgcttgggattctctctctctttctctctctctctctctctctctctctctctctctctctctctttctctgtccctcccctgctcacatgctctctctctcaaaataaataaataaattttatactttttaaatatttaaaaaaaaaaactttttttgagaaagagagagagagagcatgagcaggggaggggcagagagagagggagacacagaatcggaagcaggctccaggctctgagctgtcagcacagagcccgacatggggctggagctcacaaattgtgagatcatgacctgagccgaagtcagacgcttacctgactaagccacccaggcaccccactttaaatttttttaaacctcaataAATTTACAAGGACATGAAATTGAAATTATACAGACTAGCATTTTCTGATCACGATACAGGTAAGCTGGAAATTAATAACAAAACTAGAAAGCAAAAAGATCCCatcatttggagaaaaaaaagaaaactttattcttAGTTGGTTATTGggtcaaaagggaaataaaaataaattgcaacaACAATGAGAACCTATAGAACCTATAGGATATAGCTCTCTAGAGCAATTTCAGAGGAAATCAGTTTTAAATCCATACattaataaattagaatattcaactcaaggggcacctgggtggttcagttggttaagcctccgactttggctcaggtcagatctcacattcatgggttcgagctccgcatcaggctctgtgctgacagctagctcagagcctggagcctgcttccggttctgtgtctccttctctctctgcccctccccctctcatgctctgtctctctctgtatcaaaaataaaaataaaacattaaggaaaatttaaaaaaaagaatattcaactcaagaagttagaaaaagcactacaaatgaaaagcaagcagaaagaaggaattagtaaagctaaaagaagaaaataatacttaagAAGAGTAattaatacctttttttaaatgggagaacTAATAAATCAAAAACTAATGAGtcactcagggtgcctgggtggctcagttggttacccatccaacttcgcctcaggtcatgatctcatcgggctcctcgctgacagagcagagcctgcttgggattctctcccctctctctcagcccccgACTCtgtgtgctcgcgctctctctctctctctctctctctctaatataaataaactttaaccaaaaaaaagatcaggattactgaaaaaaaaggataaaaaataaaacataaaatgtcagttaacctaattttttaaagaggagaaaaaaacacaataagaAATAAGAGGTGAAATAATCACAAATACACAAGTTAAAATAATCACAAGGTACAACTTTGCTCAATTCCAcgtaaagaaatggaaaacctgaatgaaatgaataatttGCTACAAAAACAGAAGTTACCTAAGTGATTTCcagaagaacagaaaatataaacagagggaagagagaatgttGTCAATAAAAGTCTCCTTCCCCACCAGGCCCAGGGGACGTCATGGGGCCGCTCCCAGAGCTCAGAAGGGCGGTTCATCCAACGCTCTGTGTAAGCAGTGCCCGAgcagagaaaattagaaaattagtaAAGCTTGCGCATTAATTTGTGAAACAAACCTAACACTGATAGGAGAATGTTCATAAAAAGCTCAAAGATGAAAATAGCGCAATTGTGTCTTTTATGAGTAGAGATGCacagataaattaataaatggggaTGCATAGGTAAATTAGCAAACAGAACCCAGCAATGGATTagaaattttggggtgcctgggtggctcagttggtgaagcatccaacttcagaccaggtcatgatctcacaatttgtgaatcggagccccgtgtcgggctctgtgctgacagctcagagcctggagcctgctacgggttctgtgtctccctctttctctgcccctcctctgcttaagctctctctccctctctcaaaaatgaacacttaaaaaaaattaaaagagtaaaagaaaacctAGAGTCATTGCTGCTGACTACACAAGCCCAGATCCACTAAATTGGAAATTAAAGTTCTACCAtgtcaaaaaaaaccaaaaaagttcCACACCACTGAGTAATAACTAGTACACTATCTCTGAACTATTTCAAGCTTGTTACTAGAAGCGGCTGGCACTTGGGCAAATGGTAACTGTTTGGACACCAATATGCTAACTTGGGAGAGGAGTGGGTGGTAACCggcaggaggctggagggggcggggctagCCTGCAGCGTAGGGACCTGCGTGCTGACTGCATAGACCTGTTTGGTTTGTGAAATTCCTGGAGCTGTCTGCTGATGACctgtgcacttttctgtatgtctGTGAATCTTCAGTCAAGTTTACCGTTAAAGACTGCTTTCTCTTTGCCTGGAGAGAGGGATGGGAAGACGCTTTTCACTGCACAGGCCTTGAGAGACCTTTTCAATTTTGAAACATAAATGCATTATTACACAAACTCTGGCCTGTGGAGGCCAGAGGTTGGGAACGTTTAGCCCGCAGGCCAAACCTGGCTCGATCCCTGGCTGgggtttattgttgttgttgtttttaactgggATATAATcaacatactataaaattcagtGGTTTTGAGTATTGTTTTGGTCTCTTCACAAGACTGTGCAACCGATATCACGatctatttccaaaatattcaTCACCCCAAGAAGAAGCCCTATAACCCTTAGCAGTCACTCCGTTTTCACCCATGCCTCAGTCCCTGCCACCCATGATATGGATTTGTCTGTTCAGTACATttaacataaatggaatcatacagtatgcagCCTTCTGGGCTTGGCTTCTTGTATTTAGCATGATTTCAAGGTTCTCCGCACTGCAGCACGGATCAGTACGTGGGAAGCTTgggaattccctgagcttgcactCAGGAGTTAACAAGGCATAATAGGAATAGGAAGCCTCAGGATGAAAGCACCAACAGGAGGTAAGTAAGATGAGGTATTCAGGTGGAAACACCCCCCAACTTAGTACAACAGCAGAAAGCTCTTTCACGGGAAGGAAGGGCCAAAATAGGTGAACAGGTAAACAGGGCTACAGACCCCAGCAGTTGCCCAGAAGTTGCCCGGAACAGAGTCAATTAGCAAAAGagaggtgccttgttgaccctgaggtagtaTGCTGTGTTGTCCCCTAAgctagctaagataaacagacagGGCACCTCATGCGTGCCATTAATATCCATCTGCCCcttgccaggattttgttttgtgttgacccaaacccctaacactgcATGTCTTCAAAACGCCCTTTCCCTCacacccatgagttaatgttcacggtttcttgtctctttgtgcacatcgATCActcttgtaagccttctgatcctaataaaaatggagcaaggaccccTACTCGGGGCTCTTGTCtcttcccagacattagcctctctcgtATTTTAACCCTCTCTCGTATTTTAACCCTGTGTccgctctcttgctggacaagaaagaAGTCCAGAACCAAAGTCTATAACCTCGGTATGTCATACTTTTTAGGCCTGAATTACCTTCCGCTGTACGGACCCATGCTTGTTGCTCCATCCACCAACTGGTGGCCCCTGGCTTGCTTCTTCTGGGTTTTatcaataatgctgctatgagcattcacgtccatgtttttgtgtgaacatgttcTCTTCAGTATATCCATTCCTATGAGTGGAGTTGCTAGAACATATGCTAATTCTGTGCTTAGCTCTTTGGAGAATGGCCAAACTACTTTTAGGAGCACCGTTCTGTACTCCTGCCAGCGAGGTATGAGAGTTCCAAGTCCTCCACTTCTCCACCATTTGTTAGATTCCATTTGCTGGAAACCCCAGTGGGGGTACAGTGGTATCTCgctgtggtttggatttgcatttccccaaaaactaatgatggtgagcatctttacaCGTGCTCGTTGGTCgcttgtgtatcttctttggagaaaggtccattcaaatcctttgtccatttttatgtAGGGTTGTCTTTTTAGTGCTGAGTTGCAAAAGTTCTTTAGCTATTCTGGACATTAGACTCCTTTTAGATACATGACTTACATATACTTCCTCCCATTCTGTGACTTGTCCTTTAACTTTCTCGACAGTgtcctttaaaatacaaaactctagttctgatgaagtccaatttacctatttttccccctttagttacttgtgcttttggtgtctgTGAAGGGAAAAGACATTCTTGTGTGTCTCCTCCACTCTCACTCCCCGACCCTACCTTACATCTGACACGTGTGGGTTTTCCACACACCAAGCAATTCTGCAACACCAGATGTGTGTTTAACTTTTAACTTCATTGTGACACGATTTAACTTCATTGTGAAACTCCTTGCCTGGAGTTAGTGTCAGATCTCACAAGTTAAGGCTCAGTCACCCAAGACCACCCTACTCCCACCTAAGATGTCAGTCCAAAGTCAAGGTTGCCACTggtacttctgaccaactggctataaattggAGGTCTCCACCTATGACCCCTCTgcaggttcaattaatttgctgcagcagctcacagaattcaggaaagaCAGTATACGTATTGGATTACTGGTTGACTACAAAAGGATCTGACTCAGAAGCAGCCAGATGGCAGAGGCACAGGACAACACATGTGGGGGACAGACAGCTTCCATAACCCGCTGgctgtgcccctctcccaatgCCCCCACACGTTCACCAACCTGAAAGCCCTCTCCTTTTGGAGTTGTGTGGAAGCCTGACCAATGAGGCAGGACTGACCGAAGCATTAGCTATTGGTGACTGAACTCaatccccagcccctccccacttccactTGTGGGAGGTCGCTCAGAACATTCGCCTTAATTGTCACCTCCTCACGAAACCCTTTCTCTGCCACCCCATTCCAaacctctccctccccaccacccactcTCGACGCATCACCCTGCTTCACTTCCTCCAGAGCTCCTGACAGGTAAAACCACCATATCAtccatctgtctctttctctagaaCGCGTGTTCTTTGATGGCTGAGAAACTGTCTTGTTTGCAGCTCTAGCCTTGTGCCCAGAGGAGTGCCGGGCACACAAGCAACCCGATACTTGGGAggaagtgaacaaatgaatgaaatcagcTGAGTGGACGGACATTCATGCTGACCCCCCGccctctctgcccactcctgTCTCTGCTGCAGGCTCACCCCCTTCTCCATGGCCATCAAACAGGCAGCCCTCAAGGCTCTGTTCTGGGCTCCCTCCTCTTCTCAGGTTCTGTCCTGCCCCTGGGCAGTCCCACCCACACTTCCCTTTAAaatcaccacctctttcctctctctctgaccatcccatgttcacattctctctctctctctttctctttctctcaaaaataaataaaatcacctcctcttggggcgcctgggtggctcagtcagtgaagcgtctgacttgggctcaggtcgtgatcttgtgcttcctgggtttgagccccacgtcaggctctgtgctgacagctcagagcccggagcctatttcggattctgtgtctccctctctctctgatcctcccccactcatgccttatttctctctctctgtctctgtctctctttctccctccctccctctctctctctcaaaaataaataaaaacatctaaaaaataaataaataaataaaatctcctcTTCACAGCAGACTCCCAGGCTTATCCCTCTAGCCCAAGATCTGCCCTCTGGGCTCCAGACCCACACATGTATCTGCCTTCTTGTCAGCTCCGAGCACCTCAGAATCTAACTCCCTTAGCCTCAGAGTTCTGAGACCCCCACCCCTCGATGAAGGCTCCCCGCCTCCAGGGGGAGCCCGAAGGCCACTCCTTGGAGGTTCTCTGAGGACACAAGAGATGGGCTGGACTAGATCTGTCACGGTTCCTTCCGAGTGGAGGTGCCGTTATCATCTGACGCGGATCTCCAGAGTTTCGATAAAGACCAGAAGCCGCCTCATGATCTACCAGGGCCTTCATGATACAAGGGCCACAGGATCCTCCAGGTTCGTTTCACGTCTCGCTCcctttcagaaattaaaaacaacaaacaaaaaaccccagctTAGCTCATTTGGTCCCTATTCCCACACCTGATcttcttgtaatttattttttctttaaaaatttttttgtaagtgttttatttatttttgagagagagagagagacacagtgtgagcaggggagtgtcagagagagagggagatacagaatctgaagcaggctccaggctccgagctagctgtcagcacagagcccgacgcagggctcgaacccacgaactgcgagatcgtgacctgagccgaagtcgacgcttaaccgactgagccacccaggcgcccctcttctcgTAGTTTCCCGAGCACCGGATCCACCGTGCAGGGGCCGAGCTGAAACCTTGGCGTCATTCCTTATACCCAGAGCTCCTCAATACCGTGTCCTGTCAATATCGCTGCAAACACTTCCCAGCCTGTGCATCACtgtccagccccacccctgccgtCCCGGGGCAGGATCCCCGAATGCTTGGCTTGGACTAGTGAAAAGACCTCCCTCCAGTCTCCTCCCCAATCCATTCCTCCAAGTGCAGCTGGAGGGGATCTTTTCAAACCCACACCGACCACATGACTCATGTATCTAATCACCTTGCTTGGCTTAGCGCTTAGTGTGGAGCAGGCAAATTCCTTCATATGCTCTGGGAGGTTACGCTCCCCCTGTCTGCCCACCTGGCCCGCCCCGCCCGCACTCTGCTTTCCCTTCTACAGTAGAGGAGCTCCGGACACAGGGCTGAGGCCAAGCTCTCCACCCGGCAGcgctctgtccccctccctttcccgGGGGCTTTGCTCCCGCAGCTCCCCTGGGCTCTTGCACCACCGAGGGGCACTCCCCTCGCTGACGTTTCGCCCAAGCTTATCCATTTCATTTCTTGGAATGCTTTCTTTATTCGACATCCCTGCTCCTGACTGTCCTCAAATCTCCCCAAATGTTTGCTTCCGCCGTGAGATCTCCCGTCTCTTCACGACTTCTGAATGAAAGGCTGCTGCAGGGCCCGGTCCTTAGAGGTCTTCTCTTCTCCCTACGAGGTCTCACCTTATTCCATGTCCCTCGAGTTCCAGACTTCTCTGAACCCCAGACGCCTCGcctaaccaattaaaaaaaaccatcttGACTCATTCCGCTTTTCCGCTGCTGCCACCCTGGCCCCTGCCATGAGCACCTTGCCCGGGCTGCTCCATAGCCTCCAAAGGCGTGTCTTGCCACCCTCGCCTCCCTATAGTTCTTTCACCACAAAGTGGACAGAGGGGTCCTTTTAAAACAACAGTCAGGTCACCCCATATTTCTCACTGCATCCCCAGAGCCACTTCTACGTCCCTACGA is part of the Suricata suricatta isolate VVHF042 chromosome 11, meerkat_22Aug2017_6uvM2_HiC, whole genome shotgun sequence genome and encodes:
- the VPS51 gene encoding vacuolar protein sorting-associated protein 51 homolog translates to MAAAAAGPGRGSGPGDSPEGPDAEAPERRRKAHGMLKLYYGLSEGEAAGRPSGSDPLDPTDLNGAHFDPEVYLDKLRRECPLAQLMDSETDMVRQIRALDSDMQTLVYENYNKFISATDTIRKMKNDFRKMEDEMDRLATNMAVITDFSARISATLQDRHERITKLAGVHALLRKLQFLFELPSRLTKCVELGAYGQAVRYQGRARAVLQQYQHLPSFRAIQDDCQVITARLAQQLRQQFREGGSGAPEQAECVELLLALGEPAEELCEEFLAHARGRLEAELRSLEAELGPSPPAPDVLEFTDHGGSGFVGGLCQVASAYQELFEAQGAAGAEKLAAFARELGGRYFALVEQRLAQEQGGGDNSLLVRALDRFHRRLRAPGALLAAAGLAEAATEIVERVARERLGHHLQGLRSAFLGCLTDVRQALAAPRLAGKEGPGLAELLANVASSILSHIKASLAAVHLFTAKEVSFSNKPYFRGEFCSQGVREGLIVGFIRSMCQTAQSFCDSPGEKGGATPPALLLLLSRLCLDYETATISYILTLTDEQFLVQDQSPVTPVSTLCAEARETARRLLTHYVKVQGLVISQMLRKSVETRDWLSTLEPRNVRAVMKRVVEDTTAIDVQVGLLYEEGVRKAQSSDSSKRTFSVYSSSRQQGRYAPSYTPSAPMDTNLLSNIQKLFSERIDVFSPVEFNKVSVLTGIIKISLKTLLECVRLRTFGRFGLQQVQVDCHFLQLYLWRFVADEELVHLLLDEVVASAALRCPDPVPMEPSVVEVICERG